The Aptenodytes patagonicus chromosome 10, bAptPat1.pri.cur, whole genome shotgun sequence genome includes a region encoding these proteins:
- the MYZAP gene encoding myocardial zonula adherens protein isoform X1: MLRYSSGLTVTATTPRRPSGDGGRARRKMNVCRLRLTVPPDEGSQPEQGAKEPERKKNELYHVPNGTSSGKLSHGMVYGVVHRTDNNHKREMVVYGWSADQLKEEMNYIKEVRATLEKVRKKMYGEYDEMKRKIQQLTNELKVTNAHQESLENHVRVQAAALDSFSEMNSSLTSASIDLQKTLVDVTLENTDIREQIRNLKHTHEQSMEKLREKQKQLETAQIENQLLKLKVESSQEANAEVMREMTRKLYSQYEEKMREEEQKHKAEKEILLEETNRLLKAIEEANKKMQITETSIQEKDQRIGELDRLIERMEEERHQLQKQLELNEIQISGAKSENNSDSERSQHLEEVAASLRERIKHLDDMVHCQQKKVKHMVEEIEMLRKKVKEKELFIIQLLEKISFLECENKELQDKLDYLMENQPKANIETRDTGVGCDLPYSASTENRRSPESARPNSENGT; this comes from the exons atgAATGTCTGTAGGTTACGCTTAACAGTACCACCTGATGAAGGCTCACAGCCTGAACAGGGAGCAAAGgaacctgaaagaaagaaaaat gaGCTCTACCATGTACCAAATGGCACGTCTTCAGGGAAGCTCTCTCATGGGATGGTGTACGGTGTCGTGCACCGAACTGACAACAACCATAAGAGAGAAATGGTGGTTTATGGCTGGTCAGCTGATCAGCTGAAAGAGGAGATGAATTACATTAAAGAA GTGAGAGCAACACtggaaaaagtaagaaagaaaatgtatggtGAATATGATGAAATGAAACGAAAAATACAGCAGCTTACGAATGAACTGAAA gTGACAAATGCTCATCAGGAATCCTTAGAGAATCATGTGCGAGTGCAGGCTGCAGCCTTAGATAGCTTTAGTGAAATGAACAGCTCCTTGACATCAGCATCAATAGACTTGCAG AAAACTCTAGTGGATGTTACCTTGGAGAACACTGATATAAGGGAACAAATAAGGAATTTAAAACATACACACGAGCAATCTatggaaaagctgagagagaagcaaaagcaactggAAACAGCACAAATTGAAAATCAGTTACTGAAATTAAAG GTGGAATCATCGCAGGAAGCCAATGCTGAAGTCATGAGAGAGATGACAAGAAAACTGTATAGTCAGTATGAGGAAAAAATGCGAGAAGAGGAGCAGAAACATAAAGCTGAGAAAGAAATCCTCCTA GAGGAAACAAATCGGCTTCTGAAGGCTATTGAAGAGGCAAATAAGAAGATGCAGATTACAGAAACAAGCATTCAGGAAAAAGACCAGAGAATTGGTGAGCTGGACCGGCTGATTGAACGCATGGAAGAG GAACGTCACCAGCTGCAAAAACAACTCGAactaaatgaaatacaaatatctGGAGCAAAATCTGAAAACAACTCTGACAGTGAAAG GTCACAGCATTTGGAGGAGGTAGCAGCTAGCCTAAGAGAGCGAATCAAACATCTGGATGATATGGTCCACTGCCAACAGAAGAAAGTCAAGCACATGGTTGAGGAG atTGAAATGCTaaggaagaaagtaaaagaaaaggaattatttataATACAGCTTCtagaaaaaatctctttcttagAATGTGAG AATAAAGAATTACAAGATAAATTGGACTACCTAATGGAAAACCAACCAAAGGCTAATATAGAAACCAGAGATACTGGTGTAGGATGTGATCTTCCATACAG TGCAAGTACTGAGAACAGAAGATCTCCTGAAAGTGCAAG